A genome region from Streptomyces pratensis includes the following:
- a CDS encoding M48 family metalloprotease → MHLAKRQRGIDATAVVQLLLQLPSFLLGLVIVTTLSHLLFPGMGWLGVLLWLASGGLAFHRPTERVLARHLLNLRHPTPGESDRLEPLWREVTARMGVEGRVYELWIEDSDHLNALAAAGHIVGVTRISLERLSDGQLAAVLAHELGHHVRGHAWSLLLGQWYAVPGSFAWTAVRRLIRLTIGVGRRRVGFWTAALLVAVSVIALTLAWKYWFLTLTLVIGPYLLAAVARRTELRADHHAVAAGFGPMLAEVLHMMQAAEREGGHATASALSGCGKTAAIDPPTAARGGRRSLSGKLLSSHPDYHTRLHRVASCVERR, encoded by the coding sequence GTGCACCTCGCCAAGCGGCAGCGGGGCATCGATGCAACGGCCGTAGTCCAACTGCTACTGCAGTTGCCCTCGTTCCTCCTCGGTCTGGTGATCGTGACGACACTTTCCCATCTCCTGTTCCCCGGGATGGGATGGTTGGGGGTCCTGCTGTGGCTCGCTTCAGGTGGCCTGGCGTTCCACCGACCCACAGAGAGAGTCCTGGCCCGTCATCTGCTGAACCTTCGTCACCCCACCCCTGGGGAATCGGACCGGCTGGAACCGCTGTGGCGGGAAGTGACGGCGCGGATGGGTGTGGAGGGCCGCGTCTACGAGCTGTGGATCGAGGACAGCGATCATCTCAACGCCCTGGCCGCAGCCGGTCACATCGTGGGCGTCACCCGCATTTCACTGGAGCGTCTCTCTGACGGTCAGTTGGCTGCGGTGCTTGCTCATGAGCTGGGGCACCACGTTCGCGGTCACGCGTGGTCCTTGCTTCTGGGGCAGTGGTATGCGGTTCCGGGGTCTTTCGCGTGGACTGCTGTGCGGAGGTTGATCCGGCTCACCATCGGCGTGGGGCGAAGGCGCGTGGGCTTCTGGACGGCAGCGCTGCTCGTTGCGGTGAGCGTCATCGCGCTGACGCTCGCGTGGAAGTACTGGTTCCTCACCCTGACGCTGGTGATCGGTCCGTATCTGCTCGCCGCCGTGGCGCGTCGGACCGAGCTGAGGGCGGATCACCATGCGGTAGCGGCTGGCTTCGGGCCGATGCTCGCCGAGGTGCTGCACATGATGCAGGCGGCGGAACGGGAGGGCGGTCACGCGACGGCTTCCGCTCTGTCCGGGTGCGGTAAGACCGCTGCGATCGACCCGCCTACCGCCGCTCGCGGCGGTAGGCGGAGCCTTTCTGGCAAGCTCCTGTCCTCGCATCCCGACTATCACACGCGCCTGCACCGCGTGGCGTCGTGCGTGGAGCGGCGATGA